One region of Chryseobacterium sp. SORGH_AS_0447 genomic DNA includes:
- a CDS encoding HupE/UreJ family protein produces the protein MQDFLFYLNLGWEHIISLDALDHQLFVLALIAVYSFNDLKQILILITAFTIGHSITLALSTFDIIRINSAWVEFLIPLTIVITSLDNILMKNKKQTLMKANYYLALIFGLIHGMGFANTARVMIAKSQSIAVPLLGFNIGLELGQIAIVFGILIFLLILLKIFKVNQKDWVLFVSSGVFALSLKMTLERIPF, from the coding sequence ATGCAGGATTTTTTATTTTACCTCAACCTGGGCTGGGAGCACATTATTTCACTCGATGCCCTTGATCATCAGCTTTTTGTCTTAGCATTGATTGCCGTTTATTCTTTTAATGATTTAAAACAGATCTTAATCCTGATCACGGCTTTTACCATCGGCCATTCGATTACCTTGGCTTTGAGTACTTTTGATATTATCAGAATCAATTCCGCATGGGTAGAGTTCCTGATTCCGCTGACTATTGTTATAACATCGCTGGACAATATCCTGATGAAGAATAAAAAGCAGACGCTGATGAAGGCCAATTATTATTTAGCTCTGATTTTCGGGCTGATTCACGGAATGGGGTTTGCCAATACAGCAAGGGTGATGATTGCCAAAAGCCAGAGCATTGCGGTTCCGCTGTTGGGTTTTAATATCGGACTGGAACTGGGCCAGATAGCCATCGTTTTCGGGATCCTGATCTTCCTGTTGATCCTGCTTAAAATATTCAAGGTAAACCAGAAAGACTGGGTACTTTTTGTCTCTTCCGGAGTTTTTGCACTGTCCCTGAAAATGACATTGGAAAGAATTCCTTTTTAA
- a CDS encoding type II toxin-antitoxin system RelE/ParE family toxin, with the protein MRIIFSEIASRSYEDIIEFLSRNWTEKEISLFIDEAEKVAGKLKKGKFNLYQKYSHDVRSALIGKKHVRMFFRKENDDLIKVLLFFDMRQDPQKLLDLLS; encoded by the coding sequence ATGCGAATTATATTCTCGGAAATAGCGAGCCGAAGTTATGAAGATATCATTGAATTTCTTTCCAGAAATTGGACTGAGAAAGAAATCAGCCTGTTTATCGATGAAGCAGAAAAGGTAGCCGGTAAATTAAAAAAAGGTAAATTTAATTTATATCAAAAATATTCTCATGATGTCCGTTCTGCGTTGATCGGTAAAAAACACGTACGGATGTTCTTCAGAAAAGAAAATGATGATCTGATCAAAGTTCTTCTTTTTTTCGATATGCGGCAGGATCCGCAAAAACTATTAGATTTGTTGTCATGA
- a CDS encoding DUF6702 family protein, with amino-acid sequence MKKLLLFFSVLFVFFSFTRAKHPYHVGSVEINYNQKSKTFEVTGRFFLDDLENGLNTKYGKSLHFNDPKFKTQLNESLKNYTAEYFKLKANNKFLNVNYVGYEEDHESINVYLESEKVDTPKKVEAAVSFLYNLFDDQINIVHIIVNGERKSEKLTYPNRYLFQQF; translated from the coding sequence ATGAAAAAGCTTCTTCTCTTTTTTTCGGTCCTATTTGTATTTTTCTCTTTTACACGGGCAAAGCATCCTTATCATGTAGGCTCGGTGGAAATCAATTATAATCAGAAATCAAAAACTTTTGAAGTCACCGGACGTTTTTTTCTGGATGACCTGGAGAACGGATTGAATACGAAATACGGAAAATCCCTTCACTTTAATGATCCGAAATTTAAAACCCAGCTCAACGAATCCCTGAAAAATTACACCGCTGAATATTTTAAGCTTAAAGCCAACAACAAATTCCTGAATGTGAATTATGTGGGTTATGAAGAAGATCATGAGTCGATCAATGTTTATCTTGAATCTGAAAAGGTAGATACTCCTAAAAAAGTAGAAGCTGCCGTAAGTTTTCTTTATAATTTATTTGACGATCAGATCAATATCGTTCATATCATCGTGAACGGGGAGAGAAAAAGTGAAAAACTGACCTATCCAAACCGGTATCTGTTTCAGCAGTTTTGA
- a CDS encoding ACP phosphodiesterase, whose translation MNYLAHSFLTFTDGQIVGQFLEDFIRNRDRFSFPKDIQDGITLHRAIDTFTDAHPAIHEAKKVFAPLVRLYAGAFVDVSMDYFLANDLNLHSVQGWKNHSVKVYRVLNENYEYLPENFRRMLAKMEEGDWLYNYRYDKNIGYSMRNVLNKAKYLDKDIPVHEAFLKNKNFLQECYNNFFPDLLEHARGINALLQMEN comes from the coding sequence ATGAATTATTTGGCTCATTCCTTCCTTACCTTTACCGACGGGCAGATCGTCGGCCAGTTCCTGGAGGATTTTATCCGGAACAGGGACCGTTTTTCGTTCCCGAAAGATATTCAGGACGGAATTACGCTGCACCGCGCCATTGACACTTTTACGGACGCCCACCCTGCCATTCATGAAGCAAAAAAGGTGTTTGCGCCATTAGTAAGATTGTATGCCGGGGCTTTTGTGGATGTTTCAATGGATTATTTTTTAGCCAACGATCTGAATTTACATTCTGTACAGGGCTGGAAAAACCATTCTGTAAAAGTCTATCGTGTTCTAAATGAAAATTACGAATACCTGCCCGAAAATTTTAGGAGAATGCTGGCAAAAATGGAAGAAGGCGACTGGCTTTACAATTACCGGTATGATAAAAACATCGGTTACAGCATGCGGAACGTTCTTAATAAAGCTAAATATTTAGACAAGGATATTCCCGTTCATGAAGCTTTCCTGAAAAATAAAAATTTTCTTCAAGAATGTTATAATAATTTCTTCCCTGATTTGCTGGAGCATGCCCGAGGAATCAATGCCCTGCTGCAGATGGAAAACTAA
- a CDS encoding VanW family protein, protein MKQQLREWIPHHWKMQLKLLQRYFDERKTQYCYSKNYSPDKIGKYEIELHQTIKKSEFHENKIHNLKIVEEKINNLIIKPNEVFSFWKLIGKPSKKNGFKEGRNLIKKNISSDFGGGICQFSSIIYFLALQSGLKIIERFHHSIDIYKENERFTPLGSDCTVVYGYKDLQIQNPFSFPIQIKCVVSTDELLISLISSKEISKIPINFKYSEIEKGVWVETFSNNRILTKNFYIRL, encoded by the coding sequence ATGAAACAACAATTAAGAGAATGGATTCCACATCATTGGAAAATGCAGTTAAAATTATTGCAAAGATATTTTGATGAACGAAAAACACAATATTGTTATTCGAAGAATTACAGCCCGGATAAAATTGGAAAATATGAAATTGAGCTGCATCAGACTATTAAAAAAAGTGAATTTCATGAGAATAAGATCCATAATTTAAAAATTGTAGAAGAAAAAATTAACAATTTGATCATTAAACCCAACGAAGTTTTTTCTTTCTGGAAATTGATTGGAAAGCCCAGTAAAAAAAATGGCTTCAAAGAAGGTCGAAATTTAATCAAAAAAAATATTTCAAGCGATTTCGGAGGTGGAATCTGTCAGTTTTCTTCTATTATATATTTTCTTGCTTTACAATCCGGTTTAAAAATTATTGAGAGATTTCACCATTCCATTGATATTTATAAAGAGAATGAGCGTTTCACTCCTTTAGGTTCAGACTGCACGGTGGTCTATGGCTACAAAGACCTGCAAATACAAAATCCATTTTCATTTCCTATTCAGATAAAATGTGTGGTCAGTACTGATGAACTTTTGATAAGCTTGATTTCTTCAAAAGAAATCTCTAAAATTCCCATTAATTTTAAATATTCCGAAATCGAAAAAGGAGTGTGGGTAGAAACATTTAGCAACAACAGGATTCTGACTAAAAATTTCTATATTCGTTTATGA
- a CDS encoding class I SAM-dependent methyltransferase, with the protein MMKTSILKYYDNLAANYDENRFGNSYGKYIDQQERSFLNYFFKDKNYSKVLDLGCGTGRLLNFATHGTDFSEEMLNAARQKYPEKILAKGEISQIPFNNEFDCIFCFHVIMHQNKKETEAFLNECYSKLNKNGTLIFDYPTKRRRKVISPQEDWHAGNRFAPKEIAELSEKRWKIKTTTGILLFPIHRIPKGLRKYFLSLDILLCKTFLKNWASYHIAILEKI; encoded by the coding sequence ATGATGAAAACCAGCATTCTCAAGTATTACGACAATCTTGCTGCTAACTATGATGAAAACCGTTTCGGAAATTCCTACGGTAAATATATTGATCAGCAGGAAAGATCTTTTCTGAATTATTTTTTTAAAGACAAAAATTATTCAAAAGTTTTAGACTTAGGCTGCGGAACTGGAAGATTACTGAATTTTGCGACTCACGGGACAGATTTTAGTGAAGAAATGCTTAATGCTGCCCGACAAAAGTATCCTGAAAAAATTCTGGCAAAAGGAGAGATTTCTCAAATACCATTTAACAATGAATTTGATTGCATTTTTTGCTTTCACGTAATCATGCACCAAAACAAAAAGGAAACGGAAGCTTTTTTAAATGAATGCTATTCAAAATTAAATAAAAATGGCACTTTAATTTTCGATTATCCAACTAAAAGAAGACGAAAGGTTATTTCGCCACAGGAGGATTGGCATGCCGGAAACCGTTTTGCACCAAAAGAAATTGCTGAATTATCAGAGAAACGATGGAAAATAAAAACTACAACTGGAATTTTACTGTTTCCCATCCACAGAATTCCTAAAGGTTTAAGAAAATATTTTTTGTCTCTTGATATTTTATTGTGTAAAACTTTCCTGAAAAACTGGGCTTCTTATCATATTGCTATTCTGGAAAAGATATGA
- the radA gene encoding DNA repair protein RadA — MAKLRTAYFCQNCGAQYSQWMGQCKNCGQWNTLVEEVVEKTSSHKTPPFSKSKQHVINIVEVETNEEPRIKTPSEELNRVLGGGIVLGSVTLIGGEPGIGKSTLLLQLALKMKKKIFYVSGEESASQIKMRADRLTDVQNPNCFLFTETNLEKILHEANKLEPDFVIIDSIQTLQSQLIESSPGTVSQIRECSNEIIKYAKENNVPVFLVGHITKDGQIAGPKVLEHMVDVVLNFDGDRNHLFRLLRANKNRFGSTSEIGIYEMVSQGLKEIKNPSEILITKKFEELSGNSVAVTLEGNRPMLLEIQALVSTAVYGTPQRSSTGFDAKRLNMLLAVLEKRAGFQLGAKDVFLNITGGIKTDDPALDLAVVASILSSNDDVAISEHYCFAGEIGLSGEIRPIAQAEQRITEAEKLGYEKIFISNLNKLPKKKFGIKIEEVSKIEDFHERLF, encoded by the coding sequence ATGGCAAAATTAAGAACGGCATATTTCTGTCAGAACTGCGGTGCCCAGTATTCCCAGTGGATGGGGCAATGCAAGAACTGCGGGCAATGGAATACTTTGGTGGAAGAAGTTGTGGAAAAAACCTCATCCCATAAAACTCCGCCTTTTTCAAAATCAAAACAGCATGTTATCAACATCGTTGAAGTTGAAACCAATGAAGAACCGAGAATTAAAACCCCTTCCGAAGAACTGAATCGGGTACTTGGAGGCGGAATTGTCTTAGGATCGGTGACGCTGATCGGAGGTGAACCCGGAATCGGAAAATCAACCCTGCTCCTCCAGTTGGCGCTTAAAATGAAAAAGAAAATCTTCTATGTTTCAGGAGAGGAAAGTGCCTCTCAGATTAAAATGAGAGCAGACCGTCTTACCGATGTCCAGAATCCGAACTGCTTTCTTTTCACAGAAACCAATCTGGAGAAAATTCTTCATGAAGCCAACAAACTGGAGCCTGATTTTGTGATTATCGATTCCATTCAGACGTTACAGTCCCAGCTGATCGAAAGTTCACCGGGAACGGTCTCCCAGATCAGGGAATGTTCCAATGAAATTATTAAATACGCCAAAGAAAACAATGTTCCGGTTTTCTTAGTCGGGCACATTACAAAAGACGGACAGATTGCCGGACCGAAAGTACTGGAACATATGGTGGATGTTGTCTTAAACTTCGACGGCGACCGGAATCACTTATTCCGATTGCTGAGAGCCAATAAAAACCGTTTCGGTTCTACTTCCGAAATCGGGATTTATGAAATGGTTTCTCAGGGATTAAAGGAAATTAAAAACCCTTCCGAAATTCTCATTACCAAAAAATTTGAGGAACTTTCCGGAAACTCGGTAGCCGTAACGTTGGAAGGAAACCGGCCGATGCTTCTGGAAATCCAGGCGTTGGTGAGTACCGCAGTATATGGGACACCCCAAAGGAGCTCCACCGGTTTTGATGCCAAAAGACTGAACATGCTTCTTGCTGTCCTTGAAAAAAGGGCTGGATTTCAATTGGGAGCCAAAGACGTTTTTCTCAACATCACTGGGGGAATCAAGACAGATGATCCCGCGCTGGATTTAGCGGTCGTCGCATCAATCCTATCTTCTAATGATGATGTCGCCATTTCCGAACATTACTGTTTTGCCGGAGAAATAGGTCTGAGTGGAGAAATACGTCCAATCGCCCAAGCTGAGCAGAGGATTACCGAAGCTGAGAAATTAGGTTACGAGAAAATTTTTATTTCGAACTTAAATAAGCTTCCCAAGAAGAAATTCGGGATCAAGATCGAAGAGGTGAGTAAAATCGAAGATTTTCACGAAAGATTATTTTAA